A window of Magallana gigas chromosome 8, xbMagGiga1.1, whole genome shotgun sequence genomic DNA:
ggcatttaatttcatcaAGTGGAAGAACATGATCgatctttttatattttaacgtatttaactgtaattttgagtTACTATAGCAAAACAAAacgagagagaaagagagtagATCATTTCATAATGACACAGACACTGGAAGTTAATATAAATAGATTTGAGATCTATTGTATGAGTATGTACATActgtagtagttggggctatatggacTGTGGATATTGGCCTGgatagctcagtggtagagctcctgacttagactagagttgcaggggtcccgggttcaattcccGGTCCAGCCatgtttacaatatatattcctcctttcctattacatttggtgccgtgacctgcccctggaactgacaggttaactcctgccaggggaagaacCTGGGTGATCTTCGAGGGGGAAGATCATTTAAGGAGGGAGGaatgtagtagttggggctatatggacTGTGGATATCGGCCTGgatagctcagtggtagagctcctgactagagttgcagGGGTCCCGGGTTCCATTCCCGGTCCAGTCATGcagttttcaatatatattccaCCTTTCctattacaatacaatatatttacattaacttACAGTGCCCATGTACAGTAGcatatataattgaaaataaaagtttttgaatataaaccaattaaaatgaataaatattgtatcaGTACTGTAAATAAGACTGCCATCAGATAGCATAATAGGTAGATCATCTGACCTGGGATTCAGGGGACCCAATCTATGAATCTTGTTTTGATCAATCATATCTCTCATTTTGTTACAAGCCCTGTCACAATAACTACTGCACTGCCCTATTACAGGAAAATGTAAAATGGGTCTATAGTTAAGGTTCTGTTGGTAGATTATTTTACATTATGACATTTGAAGATAAACAATTGCTGATGCATCATTTCACCAaactatactggcgtgcgaccagttctcgccgagtaccatttctcgccagtacattgtgacatcatttttcgtctataattttatgtgttgataaaatgacgtcacaatgtactggcaagaaatggtactcggcgagaactggtaaCGCGCGCCAGTAACAATTTACTGTGCAAAAGAACAGTATAACAAGCAACACTCTCTTTAGAGTATATAAATATTCCAAATGAGatctaaatttttattaatttgcaaaaatattgtaaaaatgtttttataaattcaCTTATTATGTATTCATTGAATGTGACAATTAACTTTGGCAAGTAAGTTTATCTTAACCCTACATTTTGTGTGATTTTTCCACAAATAgtttatggtattttttttgAGGGATTAATCTCCAAAACAGTAGGGTTACAGAAAATTTGTTGGCCAAAGTTATTTGCTCTTTATGTATATTaatgcaaatatatttttttaatgttcccAACCTATTTAATGTACTTGGGCgttaatttttctatattttcaagTGTAAATAAAAAACCTAATTATCTAAAATAGCAATCAAGAtaagatttaatttatattttaggaAAGCCATGGTTAAATATATGTGATCAAATCTTATTCTGTTAATAAGACCTGGTTTTATATGAggtatttttgcaatttttattcaGATGTGtatattttgtggatttttgttgttttcagAAGCTGTTAGACCTCTTCTTCAGCATTCTCTCAGAATTATTACAAGGTAAACTTATACAGATCTATTAAAATTCTTGCTTGAAACTTTTTTCAGCATAAACATTCAAGTTTTTCTACCATGTACCTATTCAGGAAAAATGGTGTCAATGTAGAAAACATTTCCTTAAGAATTTTTTGCTATCATGACACATTGTCAACCAATATGCTTTCCATGACACATGTCATTTGTTATTTAAGattgtgatttttaaaagaagtaaacAATTAAGAGAACTTGCACAATGTTAcatatcaatatcaaaatatgatgaTGTAACATTCTTTTGATTAGCAGTTAGATCTGGAATTGTGTCTCAGAATTGTaaagagccccccccccccccctttacaaATTCTGAGACACAACTCCATATCTAACTGCTAGTTAGTGTTGAAATGTTGACTGTAACCTGTTGAATAAGGGAAACATTTCTTTTTGTCTTCTATCAACAAGTTTGACAGCTTATGCTTATGAACAATCCAACAAGTGTTTAGATGTAAGCAGTTAagtttagattttgttttttcttaagATAAACACTAACAAATTTAAAGCCTTtcaattattcatatattttaatccttctgtttatttaattgatggttttgtatttttattccttttgcTAGTAATTATGAATCAACTGTTGATCATGATGAATTTCAAGTGGCTGAGAAGATCAAAAGACGACGTAAGCGTTCATTTATTATATCACATAAACTGTAAATGtgattttgaattgaaatatgtttatttcataattttcatttcacaCAGCATTAGTACATTCCAGTAGAATTTACCCTGATTGGTAATAGTTTTATTCAGTTGATCTTTAAATTACAGTTGTcagaaaaggaaaagaaaaggaTGCAGTTGTGTTTCTTGAACTCCATCGTAAACTTCAGGCTCAGGTAATTAAATGGCCGAaagattttgtttgaaatggtTTGGACTTTGGAGAATCTTTTGTATTGGCATCTTAGTCATTCAAGCAAAGAAATATAGAAGTGTTGTAAAACTGTGGTAGATGTAATTTAATGGGTTTATACTTTAATCatccttttaacaaaatgttaaaaatgtacaccCTAGAAAATTAATTTCACTGTTGAGTTTATATGTGTTTCATTTCATTGTCTTGTTAACAAATACTGATACAACAGATAGATGGCTAGTTATGTCTTGATACTCGAGATCAAATCAGACTGCTAAATTCTCTGAAATGTCagtcattttaattttgaatttttatacttttggaCCCCAGGTCCTGACATAAACATCATAAGATATACATATTTTGCAATTCATTTTACTAAAGTTTGTTTTAGGAATTAGAAAAATGTTCTTTAAGGGTGTTGGCTTAAAGCCTAATTTTATTGTTCGTTAAGTATCCTTCACACCTTTGGCGGCTTTGGGAAAAAAGATTGTGTACAAGCCCGAAATTTTATATTCTTCAGAGATATGGAATTCTATGCGTTTGACTCgaaaatgatagaaaaaagattgaaagggggggggcatAACTTATCTGATCAtggtattttgattattattgtTTGCAGGGTGTGATAAAGAACAGATGGGCTGTCCTGTACCTTCTGATGTCATTGAGTGACAGCTCTGTCAAGACCAGCAGAGACAGGGTCAGAAATTTAGTACAACTTTACTTAATAAACtgaaattatagaattttttccGTAAAGTCTTGGGTATATTTACTGCATTGCTTTTAAAACACCCTTCGTTCTTGATTTGAATCCAAACAAGGAATTGTTTAATCAGGACTGTTGATGATTTATCTGATTTGGAATTTACTTAACATGCCATTTGCATCACTTATAGTCACTGGGCCATAATTTTGtctgaggaaaaaaatatctgatGACCTGAACTATTTAACTTGGTTTCTATTTTCTTTGACACAAAGAAAATTCTATTTTCTCTGCTTTGACTTGCGGTTCAAAAATGTGTAATATTAGTAAGATATCTTTTCATTATTCACTGATATATTTAGTAGTCTTAAGAAAAGACTTTATAATAACTTGgtaacaataattatcatagcaAGATGCTCTTAAGATTTTATCTTTTCATTATTCACATACTAGAAAAGACTTACCGTATATACTCGTCTATAAGTGTTGTTCGCCTATAAGTCGGTTGTcttttttcaagtttatttaCAAGATTTTGCCATTGACCCTCTTATAAGTCGGTTATCTTTTTCTGGATAATCAGTCTATAAATTCTCaatcaaattaacatattttatcaaGCAAGACTATATTCTAGATAAAATGTATTGGTGTTTGACCCCTCTGTCATCATTTCTAGATGCATTTTAAAAGTGTTGTGTTCAGTTATATAAGACATCTATCCTGGAATAATAACTTTCGATTTTggatgccatttttttttttattaatacacTTGGTATTAGCtctaaaactatttaaaatactgttgaaaataaaattatagtgATTTTGATCCCCTGTTGACTGATTAAGATAGTATAGCCCGTTTTAAAACTGGTGTGTTTATAGCTCGTGTTGTTTTAGGTGACATGCCACCTACAGCCACCAATATAGCTATTATCTCCTCAGGTgaaattaattatgaataattataaaacgatctttattttttttaaacagaccAGCATTTAATttagtgtttaatttttaagtattaaaCAGAAATTTCTGTTCTGTAATCCAGCTAGATCGCTTGTAGACACcatgttttttaatagttttctgtaaacagagttatctttcttgaaatTTGTAACTTTCGATTTTGGacgccattattttttttaacactcATTACAACTTGattatagctcaaaaactaGTTTAAATGCTACTGGAAATAAAATGACAGATATTTTATCCCATACTGACCGATTAGGGTTGGTAATAAATTAGCACCTTACACTCAGTGTTGGCTTGTATTGTCTTTAGTACAGTTATACCTACAGCTATTATCACCTCAGGCGTAAATAATTGCCTGCTTAAATAAAAGATCCTATCAAATAAACcctgtttatatttataagaaatacagttgaaactttcaatgcatttattaatgtatttatctttttagtaattaaaatataaacatgtcaAATATAGGGATCACAAGTCAAAAGTTGGAAGCAAATTGGCACCCAAAAACGAAGTTTTACCCAGTGGAAAAATTATCTGATTGTATGTCATGCCTATAAGTCGGACACCtactttttgttcaaatttctaCTCCCAAAATACAGACTTATAAGCGAGAATATACGGTAATAATAACTTGTagctaataataatttttgtagCAAGTTGGACTGAGTAGCACCCTTTTTGCTGGGAATCTAGCGGGGCATGCTACGTCAACCCCGTTTCACCCAGCGGCAAGAGGGCATGCTGGGAATGGTGACATCACGAGTCTCCATAGTAACACCACACTCCAGTCGGGTCACACCTCGGGAAGTAGTGGCATCAGCAGTATTCATGGTGAAATTCATAGCAATGACCCAACTCCTATACCACATTCATATATGCCATTGTAAGTGTGCATGTACATCTGCTTCAAATCATTCTTGCAGgcttatataaatgaatttataagtTCAGGCATTGTGGGGATTAATAGTTGTAATCTTCTTCTTTTAGACCTTCACATACAGACATGGATTCTTACCGTGACAGCACTAGTGTAGGTCTGCGTTTAGCTTCCACCTTGTCAAGTGACAGAGGTCAGCAACAATCTATTAATCATCATATATTTGCAAtgatcaaaaatttaaaaaaatctgagaATTCCATGGCTCAGTCCATTACGAGATAAATATTGATGTGTCCTTTTTTCTGGGATTTTAGGTTCCTCAACAGCTGTGGTTCCACACAGAGGCCGAACGTCAAAGAAGACtactataactgttcacaaaaatGATCAATGTACGTAACTTTAAAGGTTAATGAAGTCATTGAACTGAATgggtattatgaatttattcaattgtcaataccaaaaaaaaaaaaatctttattcatTTAGACTGTATTTCTTCCAAGTTTCTTTTAggggaattatttttaaattgatgctTACTAAGCATTATATATCTTTTCTTAATCCTTTGAATCATATGGTCCTGAAATGATACACATTTGTTTCAGCATCAGAAGAGCTGCCAGAAGCTGTGATAATAAGGGACCTGGTGTATGCTTTTCAGGGGATAGAGGGCAGATGGATTAGATTTGATCCCACAAAGGAAGGCTACAGAATTAATCACCAGGTGACTTGATGCAATATAAGATTCTTTACCACCAAAACAAACTTTTACTTGAATTTATCACTAGGGTTCATGATGGTTAAAAGTTCAATAATTGAAGTGACTTTTACAGGCAGGTATTCCTAAGGCTATCAGACAACTGGTCAGCAAGCTAGCTGAGTGTGGGTGGCTGTTCAACAAAACAAAGACATATGTGGAAAACAAAAGTGCTGACAAGACATTTGGCTTGGTGGGAAAAGTGGGTAAAAGCTTGCATAGTAAAAGACAGACTGTatattcaaaaagaaatttatttatgcacatgtacatgtagattgaaaaattaaaaaaaaaaaaattatgttgcattatatcaataaaaaagtttataagaTACACTAAATCTTTTGATGTTgagaaaagtaaaaaatttgagaaaatctGAAAAGTGCATGTATATGTGCTTTATAGTGTACCTGGTATATCACTGTCTGCATTGTAACACCATTATTGTGTTGTAGAGTTTTTGTGCTGCCTTGCATGAAGAATTGACAGAATATTACAGACTTATTGCAGTGTTGGAAGGACAGGTATATCTTATTGTATTTGTGTACTAGTATATTGATCAGTATTCTTAATGATAGAAAAAAACCCTATAAAACACTGTCAACCAAGTTTGATCATTCCTGACACCTTAGTTTCcttcttttcctgttttaagtGACAACAAATCTTCCCgatatctttgaaaataaattttcttgtgtgattaaaaaatctgtttacAGTACTTAATGATTGAAAtgaaaacatcacatatatagtATCCTATTGTGTTTCAGATACTGAGTGAGGGGGATAGGAATGATGGGCATGGTCTGTCCCTGAGACAGCTTGTGCTGTGGACGTTTGATCCCCTACAGCGCCTTAAGTGCTTGGCCACCATTGTTGATGTGTGTCGGGGGAAGAAGGGAGGGGCACTAGCCTCAGCCCTGTATTCCTATATGCAGCATGGTGACCCGTTTGTGCAGTCTCTGATTCAACACATACTGAACATGGTAGGCTATTATACAATGTGCTCCATTTTACATGCATAGTATACATACTGCCAAGCCCCACAGTCTGTCAATACGAAAATTTTacttaaagataaaaatgaaaatttccattatatacaattaaagaataaaattattacatatgAATGTGTAATGATGACATCACCATCAGCAAAACGGATAATTTAGATTCATGTTGATGTGCACATCCATGCATATTGGAAGTATTTCAAATTACCAAACAAGTATTCTTTTTAATGATATCAAACTAAGAACTGAGCTTTAGAAACTTGCCACAACAAATCTTTCAGATAgatgaatatttacatgtaaattgcaAGCTTCTCGGACTAATAAATGAACCCTCTTTTATGATATGAGAGATTGAGAGCTAAGCTGTGGTAACACTTGGTCAACAGGTAGCACAGCCGATCTACATTGGACTGGTCAGCTGGATGTACGACGGGGAGCTGGAGGACATGCATGACGAGTTCTTTGTGGCCTCTGATCCGACCGTGAAGAACGACAGGCTGTGGCACGATAAATACAGTCTCCGTAAATCCATGATACCCAACTTTATAACCAGGGAACAAGCTAACAGGGTACTACTTATTGAAGCAGATTCaacattgatataaaaataaaaaccaaacaagtttaaaaaatgttgctttcattttaaaaacttgaagaGTTAGTGTCAATTGACCACTGGGTGTTGACCTTTAAAATCTTTCATTGGTTATGGTATTGTTGTTACTGATTtcagtcatatacatgtatttattctttgtttctCTTTTGAATGTAGATACTGCTGACCGGCAAGTCCATCAATTACTTGAGACAAGTTTGTCAAGACCGCACACCAACCAAAGGGAGACAAGTCATCACCCACATGGACTCTAGTCAAGGTATTTTGACCAAACAGTTCTGTATAGAAATTGACAGGTACTGCTAACTATTAAGTGTCATTATTAttagcattttattttatttttaaattgcaattaatTTGAGAGTTTCTCAGTAATAATTCTTGAGAAAAAAAGTAGAATCTCGCATACATACATGTGCAAGGTATGgtttacaataaatatatgtttagatacatatatttcataagAATGTAGTAAGTAAACTCCTGCCTCTATGCTCATTGGTTTAGATGACATGATTgactttttatacccccgcaaacgaagttaggggggtatattggtttcaccctgtccgtccgtctgtctgtagacgcaactttgtcccccctatagaattttttattactgcatggaacagtttgaaaatttgtacatatgttgaacaccatctgaagatgtgcacctgcaattttttttaagatcagacaaaatttaatgattttatgacagttttcattttccttattctatatattgtacactaatgttgaaaagtaagggaggtaatccttacagattttataaattaattaatagaaaacaatataaaatatatttatataaatacatccagatggagttttttgtctttatgtcttaattaataaaaaaattttataagtattctatcaactgacaatgcaaagtttttgtttgtcaatgataaattcttaggagctaataagaacatcaaagacaagtgtggctgaattcatttgtcccaagggagccattatctgagccatggttcagatggagcatgtgtttaggggaaattgataatctgtaaagtgggtgatggttttggggctattttaaaactgtttcatgtaaaccaaaaggtctatcattataaggaaataaataatataattattaatgaagaagttaaactatttttagaggttgtttaaatttattagtcaagtaaattgatgaagtgaccctattgggcattaatttaaatgaaattcaaaattactgatatgattgtagtgttttggcaattttaaaattgtttgtaatattaaattttctttttttacatatttttacatagtatggtaattatggtaatgttttgggagtttattaaatttaacaacttcatcaaagaaaatcatagtcctatgggatcaattttctgatatggagttccattgtgccataggagaaagtgaggaaaatttgaaacaactaattgcatctgtcaagactcttattagaaagatattgaaagttttatcaacagaagagcattgcttggctaccggtatttctattcactgcaaagggaggggttattgtcattttgttggtttttctttaaatcaattaaattaaaaaaatatatcatcaaattattcaaatacatacatttgtaaatgtattgctgttatagatatgtatttacagtgaaattctgacaattttgattttaatttttctttgttaactaatttttttttttttttacaattctagaaatttttttttgtatgtgttccaaacctttattattcaattcaattatttgtcccatttgaaattagcctagcgggggtattagtcccattaggacagttctagttatcTTTAGAGAACTGAAAAGGTTacagaacaaaatatttggtAGAGTAAATTTAAAGATCAACAAGACCACTATCGCTTCTTAGTTGTAAATGTCTCAAAATTCCTGATGGAGTTGTTGAAGGTTGACTCTGTCTGTTGCAGCTGATGTGATGTTTCGTCAGGACACCACCAGTGAGTTCCAGCACATGGTGGACCGAGTGTACAAAGAGACAAGTCGCCACCTACTGGACGTCCTGAACACCAAGTACAAGTTCCTGGAGCACTTGAAGGTCAGAGGAACATCAATTGCAGAAAGGAAACAAATGTctgtttttatacatgcatgtaactGTAAACCAACATTGAGTGGCATGTAAGAAGCCTTCACAAGATTCGCTATAGAATTGTCTCTGTGAAACAGTCTTTTACAATTAGTATTATCTTCATGAACCATTTTAGCACCCAGTATTGTAAAGCAAACAATAAAGTTATCACTTATAAAATTTGGTCTAtggtatatgtacatatatatttatctatattatagtatatattcatgtatataatttagCTAAAAATTGGCcatctttcattgaaattcaaatgatggggtatacagtaaaacacgcttaaaacgaagtcccagggacgggcaatttaacttcgttataagcgtaattcgttatatccgtcaagtttacaacatgaaatagagacttggggaataaaattcacttcgctgtaagcgtcaattcattataagcgtgttcgctataaccgtgttttactgtatattgtGTCTCACTCTTTGTTCAAACTCGATTGCTTTAAAGTAGGAATGTATAATTATGATATGGTTATGTCTTTTCTTAtgaaatgtttaagaaataatgATAGGATGAAATGAAcactttaatatttatatttaatacacTTGACAGGCTATGAGGAGGTACTTGTTGCTAGGACAAGGAGACTTTATACGACACCTCATGGATTTATTGCTGTAAGTATTAAAAGTTACAGGCTAAGGTGCACAGTTTTCAGAAATATTGTTGCCCATTTTGATAATTCTAGCATTGTTCTGCATTCTTGAGATGAAAATGGTCTACAGTggtttcatgaatattgatggcATCAAATTTCATGAATTAGGTATACTGTAAACTGCTTCTTATTCGCGTGTGAGAAATTTTCGGGCGGTTAGCGAGAGCCttgtcgtcgcgaatatttattgcatttttcaCAGTTTAAAGGATACATAAATTTTTGGACAATGGTCCTTCTAGAATACTACGATGAACAACTGATATCATGGATTGACTCTATGGgaaaaaaatctgcaaaattggTTTTCAATGAATAAAGATTAAACCACAGTATCAGACTTTCATTAAACCAATCATATTACAGAGATGATCTTGCCAAGCCGGCCAGTAACCTGTACCTTCACAACCTGACTGGGATACTGGAGACCGCCATCAGAGCCACCAACGCTCAGTTTGATGACTCGGACATACTGAAGAGACTGGATGTCAGGCTACTAGAGGTAGGATCTTGGTCGGTTGCTTTCAATATGATGCCTGTTTCTTGCAGTTTGAGGATAGGAGATGTGAAATGCTTCAGTCTGTGTTGTAGTAGTTTAGATCAGGTTTTGTAAATTTATCACAAGAAGTTCaggtttaaatattaaatgatggtctaaagaaaaaaaacttttaaaagggATTTTAGATTTTACTTGTGTTCTTATTAGACTAATCAAAagtttgtattttgaataaatatttatgtggTGAACTTCTTTCATCATGTTCTTTTAGTcaataatttaatacatttgtaGGTCTCTCCAGGAGACAAAGGATGGGATGTGTTCAGTTTGGAATACCATGTAGACGGACCAATCAGAACAGTAATTAATGCCTCCAATTCTGCTTATTATCTATCTTTTGTTGTCTGTTTTGAATTCGCAAGATCGTAtgactttgtacatgtacatgctgaTCATCACAAGTTTTCAAAGACAATGTTCATGAACTAAGCATACAAGTCTAGGTTTGTTGCTTTTCTTAATCAGGTATTTACTCCCCAATGCATGATGTCATTGCTGagaattttcaactttttgtgGCGTGCCAAGAGAATGGAATACATCCTGGCAATTGTgtggaaaaatcaaatgtctAATTCCAGAGGCCTGCGTGGCATTCCAGGTATGTCTTCAGTAATGTTTTCCTTAAATCTAGTTAaagtatatacaatgtacatgtaccagtatttcTTTACATTGGTACATTATCATATATCGTAGCGTAGAATATCGTTCTTtagtagatttttgttttactttttgatttttttattgtagaatTGTCTGGTATTCTTCATCAGTGTCATGTTCTGGCCAGTGAAATGGTTCACTTCATTCAACAAGTGCAATATTACATCAATTTTGAGGTAACTTAAACAACCTGAATTACTGAAATAGAGTTATACTTGCAGCAAAAAATTACAAGGATGAGTAATTCTTCATTTAACCTATTCTAACTGTATTATGCTTTACATTACAAAGGTTTTAGAGTGTTCCTGGGATGAACTGCTGACTAAAGTGAAAGAAGCGGAGGACTTTGACAATGTAATAGCTGCACATCAAGTCTTCCTCAATACTGTCATTAGCAGGTGTCTTTTGGATGAGCAGTCCAGGGTAGggagatattttatttaatgtgaTAAATTTGTTATTCTGCTCAAAAGAAACTATCAAACATTCAGTTGTACTAAGATTGATTAGGCAAAATTTACTGTATACAGGCGCCCAAtcacactttttaaaatacCCTAAAACAGTTATTTCAGAAACTTGATTTACTGTCATAGATAAGCCCCAAGTTCAGCAATTGtggcaaaaataaaactgagtttAGACTTGCCTTGCGCCTATATACTGATACTGTACAGTTCTAAACTggttatcttttattttttaaattcatacttGCTATTATTGTTATGAAGAGCCGGTAAATGCAAATGAGTTTGGGAGGAGACAAAGACCAACAAATATAAAACTGAACATTATATTTAAGATCTGGtggtttaaaatcattttatcaacatcCATTGCAGGACATTTTGACTCAGCTGAGGACAATTTTTGACCTCATCATTGACTTCCAGACGGCTCAAAGTGAGTTTTACGAGGAAGCTAACGATGAATTACAAGCTCGACAACACTACGAAAAACTACAACAAATGAGGAGTCAGAAGGTATGACGTATCTAGAGTGAACATTTGAATGGAATTGTTCCCAACAGTGGgattatatttaacattttgctCTCATTTCAGGGAGACTGGGCTTTAACAGCAGAATATGAAGAAGAGGAACACATAAGGAGAGTGGAGTTTCTGAAGAACATTATACCCTCCAAGAGAGCTCGATTCAAAGTCCTGTCTCAGTCATATCAAGTAGGTGTTATATCTATGTCATGCATCTAGAACACTTCATGTACTAAATTGTATCAGAGCAGATTATTAGGTATTAGATAAGTTTACAATTTAATTATCCTGGCTACctgaaacaattatttttatattgaaaatcatttatGGCATGTACTGATTGTTCTTATTATGTATGAGAATCTTCCTTTTCCTTAATCTGATCATTTCATTTGTAACAGGATATGGTCAAACAGTTCTTGGTGATGCTGACTTATCACAAGGACGTGAGTCTGCGATTCCTCAGTTTCCGATTAGACTTCAATGAACACTACAAGGCCAAGGAACCAAAGCTACGAAGTCCGTCCGTACACCGCTTGTCTCGATCGGCCGTCTCCTAGAAGCCTATTCTAATTTTCCTTAATAAACTCTCATCACACGACCTAATAGTACAAGTGTTAGACATTG
This region includes:
- the LOC105334347 gene encoding gamma-tubulin complex component 3, translated to MSTRRGNDPETITLLLQKLCLKVTGLSDEAVRPLLQHSLRIITSNYESTVDHDEFQVAEKIKRRLVRKGKEKDAVVFLELHRKLQAQGVIKNRWAVLYLLMSLSDSSVKTSRDRQVGLSSTLFAGNLAGHATSTPFHPAARGHAGNGDITSLHSNTTLQSGHTSGSSGISSIHGEIHSNDPTPIPHSYMPLPSHTDMDSYRDSTSVGLRLASTLSSDRGSSTAVVPHRGRTSKKTTITVHKNDQSSEELPEAVIIRDLVYAFQGIEGRWIRFDPTKEGYRINHQAGIPKAIRQLVSKLAECGWLFNKTKTYVENKSADKTFGLVGKSFCAALHEELTEYYRLIAVLEGQILSEGDRNDGHGLSLRQLVLWTFDPLQRLKCLATIVDVCRGKKGGALASALYSYMQHGDPFVQSLIQHILNMVAQPIYIGLVSWMYDGELEDMHDEFFVASDPTVKNDRLWHDKYSLRKSMIPNFITREQANRILLTGKSINYLRQVCQDRTPTKGRQVITHMDSSQADVMFRQDTTSEFQHMVDRVYKETSRHLLDVLNTKYKFLEHLKAMRRYLLLGQGDFIRHLMDLLLDDLAKPASNLYLHNLTGILETAIRATNAQFDDSDILKRLDVRLLEVSPGDKGWDVFSLEYHVDGPIRTVFTPQCMMSLLRIFNFLWRAKRMEYILAIVWKNQMSNSRGLRGIPELSGILHQCHVLASEMVHFIQQVQYYINFEVLECSWDELLTKVKEAEDFDNVIAAHQVFLNTVISRCLLDEQSRDILTQLRTIFDLIIDFQTAQSEFYEEANDELQARQHYEKLQQMRSQKGDWALTAEYEEEEHIRRVEFLKNIIPSKRARFKVLSQSYQDMVKQFLVMLTYHKDVSLRFLSFRLDFNEHYKAKEPKLRSPSVHRLSRSAVS